In the Corynebacterium suedekumii genome, one interval contains:
- a CDS encoding ABC transporter permease, which produces MPSAESAPQEPVPVQLMLVADENLGKLNIRPSLSAYLAEIIHWRHFVVADARSRAFKGNQEMFLGNLWLVLTPLLQSATYGLVFGLLLRTSRGIDNFVGYLVIGVIFFGFVSRGINAGSGLIQSSRSMIRSFTFPRATLVFGVLLRQFLDNLVPAMVAIAVALVFQWGEQISWSIAIVPLLYVLLHVFSCGLALVFARLTAFIPDLRSLMNFGTRVLFYVSGVFFSIERFATEPILQYVMTMNPIYQFLEAIREAVLYGSFPEASSFVSLVLWSVGSFCLGLLFFWQSEARYVRV; this is translated from the coding sequence GTGCCCTCAGCAGAATCCGCTCCCCAAGAACCAGTACCCGTGCAGCTAATGCTTGTAGCAGACGAAAATCTCGGCAAACTTAATATTCGTCCTTCCCTGTCCGCATACCTTGCTGAGATTATCCATTGGCGTCATTTTGTAGTTGCCGACGCGCGAAGCCGCGCATTTAAAGGCAACCAGGAAATGTTCCTCGGCAACCTATGGCTGGTTCTCACCCCATTATTGCAGTCCGCTACCTATGGACTAGTCTTCGGACTTCTTCTCCGCACGAGCCGTGGAATCGACAACTTTGTAGGTTACTTGGTTATTGGGGTCATATTCTTTGGTTTTGTATCGCGGGGAATTAACGCCGGTAGCGGGCTTATTCAAAGTTCTCGGAGTATGATTCGGTCTTTTACGTTTCCGCGCGCTACCCTAGTTTTCGGCGTTTTGCTTCGTCAGTTCCTCGACAACCTGGTACCGGCGATGGTTGCTATCGCCGTCGCGCTAGTATTTCAATGGGGCGAACAAATATCGTGGTCCATAGCCATCGTTCCGCTACTCTACGTTCTATTGCACGTATTTTCTTGCGGCTTAGCACTCGTTTTTGCACGACTTACCGCTTTTATCCCCGACCTTAGGTCGTTGATGAACTTTGGTACACGCGTGCTTTTCTACGTATCTGGTGTATTCTTTTCTATAGAGAGGTTTGCCACCGAACCTATTCTGCAGTATGTCATGACTATGAATCCGATTTATCAGTTTCTTGAGGCTATCCGGGAAGCAGTGTTATACGGCAGTTTTCCGGAAGCCTCTTCGTTTGTCAGCCTAGTCCTTTGGTCTGTCGGTTCATTCTGTCTAGGACTTCTGTTCTTCTGGCAGTCGGAGGCCCGCTATGTCCGTGTCTGA
- a CDS encoding ABC transporter ATP-binding protein, with the protein MSEEATVVVRRVFKNYEVPNLKGRNPFRKDRSSTVSALKGVSLVANRGDSIGVLGRNGSGKSTLLRLIAGGESSSSGDIFVTSNPTLLSVSAALQPSLTGVENIHLGLLAQGLSPSEARGLENEIIRFSGIGDAVHRPMNTYSSGMGARLKFAISTSVRREILLVDEALSTGDAAFGEKARKRMFSFLDDAGTIFLVSHQASTIQKICNRVIWLHEGEIIADGDPIFVSKMYRSWSSWLSQEEDEKAEAIIAKMRSKYVTPHIVFTSEAEEVLNFSS; encoded by the coding sequence GTGTCTGAGGAAGCGACCGTGGTTGTCAGACGGGTATTTAAAAACTACGAAGTTCCTAACCTAAAGGGCCGTAATCCTTTTCGTAAGGATCGATCTTCGACTGTTTCGGCATTGAAAGGGGTTTCCCTTGTCGCAAATAGGGGGGATTCAATTGGCGTTTTGGGAAGGAACGGTTCTGGAAAATCTACCCTCTTACGCCTGATAGCCGGCGGAGAATCATCCTCTTCTGGGGATATTTTCGTTACGTCGAATCCGACCTTGTTGAGCGTATCTGCTGCCCTACAGCCCTCTTTGACTGGTGTCGAGAACATACATTTGGGTCTATTGGCCCAAGGTCTATCACCTAGTGAAGCGAGAGGTCTTGAGAACGAGATCATTCGTTTTTCTGGTATCGGCGATGCGGTCCACCGCCCGATGAATACCTACTCGTCAGGAATGGGGGCGCGGTTGAAGTTCGCGATCTCCACTTCCGTTCGAAGGGAGATTCTTTTGGTTGACGAAGCTCTTTCGACTGGCGATGCTGCATTTGGGGAAAAAGCTCGGAAACGGATGTTTTCTTTCCTCGATGACGCGGGGACTATCTTTCTTGTTTCCCATCAGGCCTCAACGATCCAAAAAATTTGTAACAGAGTGATTTGGTTACACGAGGGCGAGATCATAGCCGACGGGGACCCGATCTTTGTTTCGAAGATGTATCGTTCCTGGTCAAGCTGGCTATCCCAAGAGGAGGATGAGAAGGCGGAGGCGATCATAGCTAAGATGCGCAGCAAGTATGTCACCCCTCATATTGTCTTCACCTCTGAGGCCGAAGAAGTTCTCAACTTTTCCAGTTGA